TCATTTAGTGTGTTTTTCTTAGTCTCCATCTTTTCATAAGTGAAAAGATCGTATGTTTCCTTGATGAGTTTTTTTTGTTCTAATTGTCCTAAAGATACTCCAACTAACCTAACTGGCTTACCAGAATAGAATGTCTCAAAAAGATTAATAACTTGTTCCATAATTATGTCTTTACTATTAGTATGTTCTAATAGTGTATGCGATTTTTGAACCGTCTTAAAGTTTTCGTAACGAATCTTGATTCCGATGGTTTTTGTAAGCATATCATCAGAAATCATGCGTTCATAGGTTTCATTCGCTAAATCTTTAATTTGGGTTAGAATCATGTCTTCCACATCGGTATCGAATGAGAACGTAGTTTCGTTGGATATGCTTTTTGGTATTGCATATTTTTTTGGGTCTACGATGTCATTGCTTGAACCCTCTAAATCACTCAAATAACTGTAATAACTCTTTTCACTCATTACAGACAACAGTTTTTCCTTATTAATCGGATCGATGAAATCCTTAATTGTTAAAATGCCTAATCGCTTAAGTCTTGGTTGAGTTTTCTTCCCTATTCCAAACATCTCACTAATACTGAGTGGATAAAGTTTGTCTTTGATGTCTCTTTTCCTTAATACAGTAATTCCAAGGGGTTTTTTCATGTCTGATGCCATCTTCGCTAAGAATAAGGTTGGGGCGATTCCAATCGAACAAGGTAGTTGATATAACTCAATTAAATCTTTTTGGATTTTCTTGGCCAACTCAAGCGGGTGTATGTCCGTAATCGATGTGACATCCATATATGCTTCATCAATGGATGCTTGTAATACAAGAGGAGTATATCCTCTTAAATAAGTTATAAAGAGTCTAGAGTACTTACTGTAGATGTTGTGCCTATTAGGAACCACGATGAGTTTAGGATAAATGTTTAAAGCCTCTGTGATTGACATCCCACTTTTTATGCCGTACTTACGCGCTTTATAGCTTGCTGTCGTCAAAATTCCACCTCTAAAAAAGTTGAGCCCACCGCCAACTGCGAATACTTTATTTTTTAGTTGTGGGTTTTCAATCATCTCGACTGAAGCGAAAAAAGCGTTTAAGTCGACATGAAAGATGATCCGAACAGGTTTTTTCATTGAAATCCCTTTCTTTTTAAGTGGTTTTATATTATAATGATTTTGAGTAAAATTCAAGTTGAGGTGAAATTTATGGCAGACAAAGACAAAAAGAACAAAAAGAATACTTCATCAACTGGTTATGATGTTCCTACACTAAAGAATCCACTAAAAACTTTATGGGGCAAAATCATCGTTGTTATTATCCTAGCTGGAATGGTGTTACTACCTGTAGTTGGTTTAATCATCATGTTGATTGAAAAAGCATAGAAAAAGGCGAAAGCCTTTTTTTATTTTACAAGTAAGGCTTTCGCATGTTCGATGGCGTAAAGATCGATTCGTTCACCGGAAAGCATTTCTGCTAAAACTTCTACCCTTCTATCATAAGAAAGGGGCTCAAGATGGGTTTGAGTTCTATGATCTTTAACTTCTTTTTTAATATGATAATGATGATCCGCTTTAGAGGCTACTTGAGGTAAATGGGTAATCGATAAGACCTGTAAAAGATTACTTAGTGCTTTAATTCTTAAAGCCACTTTTGAAGCTGCTTTACCTGAAATACCCATATCGATTTCATCAAATACCACTAGGTTTAAACCAAGTGTCTTCGCGAAAACAATCTTTAGCGCTAACATAAATCTAGAGAGTTCCCCACCTGATGCTGTTTTATAAAGAGGTTTGAGTGGTTCACCTTCATTAAGTCCGATATTAAACGTGACAAAATCAATGCCGTCATCGTATAGTTCAACGTCTTCTTTTAAAGGTTCAAAGGTAATCTCGAATCTAACTTTATCTAGGTCAAGTTGATTGAGTTCGTTTATCAATTCTTGTTCAAGTGCTTTGGATAACTTCATTCTTTCTTTTCTTAGGGCCATACCCGCTTTAATAAGCGTTTTATGGGCTTCGGTCGACTCTGTCTTAAGCTTCTTTAAATAGCCTTCATAATCCTCGGAAATGAGGATTTTTTCTTCTAATT
This is a stretch of genomic DNA from Paracholeplasma morum. It encodes these proteins:
- the dinB gene encoding DNA polymerase IV, translated to MKKPVRIIFHVDLNAFFASVEMIENPQLKNKVFAVGGGLNFFRGGILTTASYKARKYGIKSGMSITEALNIYPKLIVVPNRHNIYSKYSRLFITYLRGYTPLVLQASIDEAYMDVTSITDIHPLELAKKIQKDLIELYQLPCSIGIAPTLFLAKMASDMKKPLGITVLRKRDIKDKLYPLSISEMFGIGKKTQPRLKRLGILTIKDFIDPINKEKLLSVMSEKSYYSYLSDLEGSSNDIVDPKKYAIPKSISNETTFSFDTDVEDMILTQIKDLANETYERMISDDMLTKTIGIKIRYENFKTVQKSHTLLEHTNSKDIIMEQVINLFETFYSGKPVRLVGVSLGQLEQKKLIKETYDLFTYEKMETKKNTLNDTIEAINSKFGKNTIKKP